The proteins below are encoded in one region of Fibrella aestuarina BUZ 2:
- a CDS encoding M16 family metallopeptidase — MHRLPNGIRIAHKQVPYTQIAHVGLMLDIGSRDEQPLQQGLAHFWEHMAFKGTARRQAHHIINRLENVGGELNAYTTKEKVCFHASVLGIHAEKAIELLADIAFYSTFPEKQIERERGVILEEMSMYYDSPEDAIQDDFDELVFPGHSLGNNILGTAETVRSFTKEALQTFIDENLDTERVVFGSVSNMPFAKVIKMVSKYLAPIPAKSSARQRIAPAVYAPRHDRVKRPITQAQVAIGRPAYSLTDPERLPFFMLVNLLGGPGMNSRLNMNLRERYGLVYSIDASYTPYLDTGYLGIYFGTDPKQVERSLALIHREFKLVREKPLTTSQLHNTKEQLMGQLAMAEEGNNSFMLMMAKSLLDIDRVEPLTDIFRDIQAITATQLQDVAVAMLDEHQFSSLVFEPEAA; from the coding sequence ATGCACCGGCTGCCCAACGGCATCCGCATTGCCCATAAACAAGTTCCGTACACGCAGATTGCCCACGTGGGCCTTATGCTCGACATTGGAAGCCGCGACGAACAGCCTTTGCAACAGGGCCTTGCTCACTTTTGGGAGCACATGGCCTTCAAAGGAACCGCCCGTCGGCAGGCGCACCATATTATTAACCGGCTCGAAAATGTGGGTGGCGAACTCAACGCCTATACCACGAAAGAAAAGGTTTGCTTTCATGCGTCGGTCTTAGGAATCCACGCTGAAAAAGCCATCGAACTGCTGGCCGACATTGCTTTTTATTCCACCTTCCCGGAAAAGCAGATTGAACGCGAACGCGGGGTAATTCTGGAAGAGATGTCAATGTATTACGACTCGCCCGAAGATGCCATTCAAGATGATTTTGACGAGCTTGTCTTTCCGGGTCACTCATTAGGTAATAATATCCTGGGGACGGCCGAAACGGTGCGGTCGTTTACCAAAGAAGCGCTGCAAACCTTTATCGACGAAAACCTTGATACCGAACGGGTTGTGTTCGGATCGGTGAGCAATATGCCGTTTGCCAAGGTGATCAAGATGGTTAGTAAGTATTTGGCTCCGATTCCCGCCAAATCGTCGGCCCGGCAACGTATAGCCCCGGCCGTTTACGCGCCCCGGCACGATCGGGTCAAGCGGCCAATTACCCAGGCGCAGGTGGCTATTGGCCGGCCCGCCTACAGCCTCACTGATCCGGAGCGGCTGCCGTTTTTCATGCTGGTGAACCTGCTGGGTGGCCCCGGCATGAATTCGCGCCTCAACATGAACCTGCGCGAGCGGTATGGGCTTGTCTACTCCATCGATGCCAGCTACACGCCTTACCTCGACACGGGTTATCTGGGTATCTATTTTGGCACTGATCCGAAGCAGGTCGAGCGCAGCCTGGCGCTGATTCATCGCGAGTTTAAACTGGTACGCGAAAAGCCGTTGACCACCAGTCAGTTGCATAACACAAAGGAGCAGCTGATGGGGCAGCTGGCGATGGCTGAGGAAGGCAACAACAGCTTCATGTTGATGATGGCCAAAAGCCTGCTAGACATCGACCGGGTGGAGCCACTGACCGACATTTTTCGGGACATTCAGGCCATTACGGCCACTCAATTGCAGGATGTGGCCGTAGCTATGCTCGACGAGCATCAGTTCAGCTCGCTGGTGTTTGAGCCGGAAGCTGCCTAG
- a CDS encoding glycoside hydrolase family 130 protein: MSVKATRTGIVLRPDPARVLFRPFELGNSSRVLKIIARVNSLTEDEVQQKLDEVIREFGSRHYRLNNFFLKRFDQVKEQLLTDEPLTDERKLLLGAYFTMEYSLESAALFNPSMIWHPDQSNLPEGYKRFILSLRATGEGHISSISFRTGYVDGEGKIVLQKPSRYVTSPEAIVSQQFDKAQFVRKLYELRLINSISENILAGLPDEFTLPNIEAQVKRVMSQFRHNAEYEAVTSGLLALARSNYEMHFDDDQNLDERCIFPYSPNETNGIEDARFVEFRDDDGEVTYYATYTAYNGRVTFPQLLETKDFTHFAVSTLNGAEVQNKGMALFPRKINGRYATLSRQDGENIYLMYSDDLYFWQTKEILAKPTFPWEYVQLGNCGSPIETEAGWLVLSHGVGPMRKYAIGAFLLDLNDPSKVIGRTKEPLLSPDQNEREGYVPNVVYSCGGQIHGNTLIIPYAMSDYASSFATVNVDELLAELTGKELVRQPVAVV; this comes from the coding sequence ATGAGCGTGAAAGCCACCCGTACGGGTATTGTTCTTCGGCCCGACCCGGCCCGCGTGTTGTTCCGACCATTTGAGCTGGGTAATAGCAGCCGCGTCCTGAAAATTATCGCCCGTGTCAACTCGCTGACCGAAGACGAAGTACAACAAAAACTCGATGAAGTGATCCGGGAGTTTGGTAGCCGACATTATCGGCTCAACAACTTTTTCCTGAAACGCTTCGATCAGGTCAAAGAGCAGCTGCTGACGGATGAGCCACTCACCGACGAGCGCAAGTTGCTACTGGGGGCTTATTTCACGATGGAATACTCGCTTGAGTCGGCGGCCTTGTTTAACCCGTCGATGATCTGGCACCCCGATCAAAGCAACCTCCCGGAAGGCTATAAACGGTTTATTCTAAGCCTTCGGGCCACGGGGGAAGGGCATATCTCGTCGATCTCGTTCCGCACTGGGTACGTTGATGGCGAAGGGAAGATTGTGCTGCAAAAGCCGTCGCGCTACGTAACCTCGCCCGAAGCGATCGTGAGTCAGCAGTTCGACAAGGCGCAGTTTGTGCGCAAGCTATATGAACTCCGGCTTATCAACAGCATTTCGGAAAATATCCTGGCCGGTCTGCCCGATGAGTTTACCCTGCCGAATATCGAAGCGCAGGTGAAGCGGGTAATGAGTCAGTTTCGGCACAATGCCGAGTATGAAGCCGTCACAAGCGGGTTGCTGGCGCTGGCCCGGTCGAACTACGAAATGCACTTCGACGACGATCAGAACCTGGACGAACGCTGTATTTTTCCATACTCACCCAACGAAACCAACGGGATCGAAGACGCCCGTTTCGTTGAATTTCGGGATGACGATGGTGAGGTAACGTATTACGCGACCTATACGGCTTACAACGGCCGCGTAACGTTTCCGCAGCTTCTTGAAACGAAAGATTTCACTCACTTTGCCGTGAGTACCCTCAACGGAGCCGAAGTCCAGAACAAGGGCATGGCGCTGTTTCCGCGTAAGATCAACGGTCGATACGCCACCCTGTCCCGGCAGGATGGCGAGAATATCTACTTAATGTATTCCGACGATCTGTACTTCTGGCAAACCAAAGAAATATTGGCCAAACCGACGTTTCCCTGGGAGTATGTTCAGTTAGGTAACTGTGGCTCGCCGATCGAAACAGAAGCGGGCTGGTTGGTGCTTAGTCACGGCGTTGGACCCATGCGGAAGTACGCTATCGGCGCGTTTCTGCTCGACTTGAATGATCCCTCGAAAGTGATCGGCCGTACGAAGGAACCGCTCCTCAGCCCCGATCAGAATGAACGAGAGGGATACGTACCCAATGTGGTCTATAGTTGTGGTGGACAAATTCACGGCAACACGCTCATCATTCCCTATGCCATGTCGGACTATGCCAGCAGTTTTGCCACCGTCAATGTCGACGAATTACTGGCCGAACTAACGGGCAAAGAACTAGTTCGTCAGCCGGTCGCCGTTGTGTAG
- a CDS encoding copper homeostasis protein CutC → MLIEVCAYSVADCLAAQQAGASRIELCGGRAEGGITPSIGLIRQVRAAVTLPIYVMIRPRGGDFVYTDDELAVMLADIDAAREAGADGLVLGTLLPDGQVDTERTRQLIGQAAGLPITFHRAFDLTRDPHEALDTLIGLGVQTILTSGQQARAIDGIDLLRALAGQATGRIALMAGSGVNAGNARQLAEAGVAALHLSGSVSTDSPMHFRRDGVPMATAVLGEYERVATSERAVRAVVGEVSGR, encoded by the coding sequence ATGCTTATTGAAGTGTGTGCGTATTCGGTAGCTGACTGCCTGGCTGCCCAACAGGCCGGCGCCAGCCGGATTGAACTCTGCGGCGGGCGCGCCGAAGGGGGTATTACGCCCAGCATCGGGCTAATTCGGCAAGTCCGGGCGGCGGTAACGCTGCCCATCTACGTGATGATCCGGCCACGGGGTGGCGATTTTGTCTATACTGACGATGAGCTGGCGGTCATGCTCGCCGACATCGACGCGGCCCGTGAGGCGGGTGCCGATGGCCTTGTGCTGGGTACGTTGCTGCCCGATGGCCAAGTCGATACCGAACGTACCCGGCAGCTGATTGGGCAGGCTGCGGGGCTACCAATCACCTTTCACCGTGCCTTCGACCTGACGCGCGACCCGCACGAAGCGCTCGATACGCTGATCGGATTAGGCGTACAGACCATCCTGACGTCCGGGCAGCAGGCCCGGGCTATCGACGGCATCGACCTATTGCGGGCGCTGGCCGGGCAGGCAACGGGGCGTATTGCGCTGATGGCGGGGTCGGGCGTCAATGCTGGCAATGCCCGGCAGCTGGCCGAAGCCGGTGTGGCCGCGTTGCACCTCAGCGGCAGTGTGTCGACGGATAGCCCCATGCATTTCCGGCGCGACGGTGTGCCGATGGCAACGGCCGTTTTGGGTGAATATGAGCGGGTAGCCACGAGTGAACGGGCAGTTCGGGCAGTGGTCGGGGAAGTTAGCGGGCGCTAA
- a CDS encoding glycosyltransferase family 4 protein, with amino-acid sequence MMTDSTTPSLWKAKPKNVAFIGDYLPRQCGIATFTADLYQSYARFVPEAKPWVVSVNDTPEGYQYPDEVRYEFYQHDLESYKKAAEFLNSKNVDVVCLQHEYGIYGGPAGNYILTLMRGLSMPIVSTFHTILKTPDQDQLLTLKAIADLSARVVCMSEKGRQFLTDIYEIPDEKIDVIAHGIPDMPFVDPHFYKDRFGLEGKQVLLTFGLLSPNKGIENVINALPRIVEKFPNVVYMVLGATHPHLVRHEGETYRDSLKKLAEDNGVREHVQFYNQFVELDDLLEFLGAADIYITPYLNPAQITSGTLAYSFGVGKAVVSTPYWHAEELLAENRGRLVPFGDADAIADQIIDLLTDEPTRHAMRKRGYLMGREMIWENVINQYADSFGQARQERMVGIAPGSLYAGGNGLQLPTIKLDHLLRLTDSTGIIQHARYHLPFYEEGYCTDDNARALILSMLLKETGHYDRQIEQLADTYMAFLNYAYSEEHKQFRNFMSYDRRWLEEVGSEDSTGRTIWALGTCIGRADDTNSLTWAMSLMEKVLPSTVTMRSPRAWAFALLGIHEYLKRFSDDRLAKTIRQRLVEKLLFCFNETATADWVWFENTLAYDNAVLPHALLTSDDPEAVDTGLRALHWLMDIQTAVVPGDGSQRNQRGHFQPIGSNGFYVKGQHRAYFDQQPLEAQSSVSASLAAWRLTGNPEWQRRAMRVFRWFMGQNDLGLPLYDSTTGGCRDGLHIDRVNQNQGAESTLSYLLALTDLQLTLQPTPEKSFVRTTPVALS; translated from the coding sequence ATGATGACTGACTCGACTACTCCTTCCCTTTGGAAAGCCAAACCCAAAAACGTAGCCTTCATTGGCGATTACCTGCCTCGTCAGTGCGGCATCGCTACCTTCACGGCTGATCTGTATCAATCCTACGCCCGGTTTGTGCCGGAAGCCAAACCCTGGGTGGTTTCGGTCAACGATACACCCGAAGGCTACCAATATCCCGACGAAGTGCGGTACGAATTTTACCAGCACGACTTGGAATCGTACAAAAAAGCCGCCGAATTCTTAAATTCTAAAAATGTCGATGTTGTTTGCCTGCAGCATGAGTACGGCATTTACGGCGGCCCGGCGGGCAACTACATCCTGACGCTGATGCGCGGGTTGTCGATGCCCATCGTGTCGACCTTCCATACCATTCTGAAAACCCCCGATCAGGATCAGCTGCTGACCCTGAAAGCGATCGCCGATCTGTCGGCCCGAGTGGTGTGTATGTCGGAAAAAGGGCGGCAGTTCCTGACCGATATCTACGAGATTCCCGACGAGAAAATTGACGTGATTGCGCACGGTATTCCGGATATGCCGTTTGTCGATCCGCATTTTTACAAAGATCGGTTTGGGCTGGAAGGCAAGCAGGTGTTGCTCACCTTCGGCCTGCTGTCGCCCAACAAAGGCATCGAGAACGTGATCAACGCGCTGCCGCGCATCGTGGAGAAATTCCCGAATGTGGTGTACATGGTGCTGGGGGCTACTCACCCGCATCTGGTACGGCACGAAGGCGAGACCTACCGCGACAGCCTGAAAAAACTGGCCGAAGACAACGGCGTGCGCGAGCATGTGCAATTCTACAATCAATTTGTCGAGCTCGACGATCTGCTCGAATTCCTGGGTGCAGCCGACATCTACATCACGCCCTACCTGAACCCCGCCCAAATTACCTCAGGTACGTTGGCGTATTCATTTGGCGTGGGCAAAGCGGTGGTTTCGACGCCGTATTGGCATGCCGAAGAACTGCTGGCCGAGAACCGGGGCCGACTGGTGCCGTTTGGTGATGCCGATGCCATTGCCGATCAGATCATCGATTTGCTGACCGACGAGCCAACCCGCCACGCCATGCGGAAGCGGGGGTACCTGATGGGGCGCGAGATGATCTGGGAAAACGTAATCAATCAATACGCCGATTCGTTTGGGCAGGCTCGTCAGGAGCGCATGGTGGGCATTGCTCCGGGTAGCCTCTACGCGGGGGGCAATGGCCTGCAACTGCCGACGATCAAGCTCGACCATCTGCTGCGCCTGACCGACTCGACTGGTATTATTCAGCACGCCCGCTATCACCTGCCTTTCTACGAAGAAGGGTACTGCACCGACGACAACGCCCGGGCATTGATTTTGAGCATGTTGCTGAAAGAAACCGGCCACTACGACCGGCAGATTGAGCAACTGGCCGATACCTACATGGCGTTCCTGAACTACGCTTATTCTGAAGAGCACAAGCAGTTCCGTAACTTCATGAGCTACGACCGCCGCTGGCTCGAAGAGGTTGGTTCAGAAGACAGCACCGGCCGCACCATCTGGGCGCTGGGTACGTGCATTGGCCGGGCCGACGACACCAACTCGCTGACGTGGGCCATGAGCCTGATGGAGAAAGTGTTGCCGAGCACCGTGACCATGCGGTCGCCGCGGGCCTGGGCGTTTGCCCTGCTGGGTATCCACGAGTACCTCAAACGCTTCTCCGATGATCGGCTGGCGAAGACGATCCGGCAACGGCTGGTTGAGAAACTGCTGTTCTGCTTTAACGAAACCGCCACCGCCGATTGGGTCTGGTTTGAAAACACATTGGCCTACGACAACGCCGTGTTGCCGCACGCCCTGCTGACCTCGGACGACCCCGAAGCGGTGGATACGGGCCTGCGGGCGCTGCACTGGCTGATGGACATTCAGACCGCTGTGGTGCCAGGCGACGGCTCGCAACGTAACCAACGCGGGCATTTCCAGCCTATTGGCTCGAACGGTTTCTACGTGAAAGGGCAGCACCGCGCTTACTTCGATCAGCAACCGCTCGAAGCCCAGAGTTCAGTCAGCGCCTCGCTGGCGGCCTGGCGCCTCACGGGCAACCCCGAATGGCAACGGCGGGCGATGCGGGTGTTCCGCTGGTTTATGGGCCAGAATGACCTGGGCCTACCGCTGTATGACTCCACAACGGGCGGTTGCCGCGATGGCCTGCACATCGACCGGGTCAATCAAAATCAGGGGGCGGAGTCGACACTTTCGTACCTGCTGGCCCTCACCGATTTGCAGTTGACGCTGCAGCCAACCCCCGAAAAAAGCTTTGTCCGGACAACGCCGGTTGCGCTATCTTAG
- a CDS encoding glycosyltransferase family 9 protein: MPGRFLLIQTAFIGDVILATALLERLHDHYPDAQLDMLVRRGNESLLANHPFLNKLLIWEKKTGKYSSLWQLGQQIREAQYDVIINLQRFGATGLLTALSGAKTTIGFDKNPFSRWFTHRIPHQFGSGLHEVDRNAQLLTPLGHFGTERTRPNLYPTPADYAAIRTYQAQPYVCIAPTSVWFTKQFPAQGWIEAIRLMPPDRRVYLLGAPSDGAACEAIRTAVGDDRVINLSGTLSLLQSAALMQGARMNYVNDSAPLHLCSAVNAPTTAVFCSTVPAFGFGPLADQARVVEAHEPLDCRPCNLHGRKACPLGHFRCAYGINIREVVS; encoded by the coding sequence ATGCCGGGTCGGTTCCTACTTATCCAAACCGCGTTTATTGGCGACGTCATTCTGGCGACTGCGTTGCTGGAGCGGTTGCACGACCATTACCCCGATGCCCAACTCGACATGTTGGTGCGGCGGGGCAACGAGTCGTTGCTGGCCAATCACCCTTTTCTGAACAAGTTGCTCATCTGGGAGAAGAAGACCGGAAAATACAGTAGCCTTTGGCAGTTGGGTCAGCAAATCCGGGAGGCCCAGTACGATGTCATCATCAACCTGCAGCGCTTCGGAGCCACGGGCCTGCTCACGGCACTGTCGGGGGCAAAGACAACCATCGGTTTCGACAAAAATCCTTTCTCGCGCTGGTTTACCCATCGAATACCCCATCAGTTTGGGTCCGGCCTACACGAGGTTGACCGCAATGCGCAGTTGCTGACGCCACTGGGCCATTTCGGAACGGAACGCACCCGCCCCAATCTCTACCCTACTCCCGCCGACTACGCCGCCATCCGTACGTATCAGGCACAGCCCTACGTTTGCATCGCGCCCACGTCGGTCTGGTTTACCAAGCAATTTCCGGCGCAGGGCTGGATCGAGGCCATCCGGCTCATGCCTCCCGACCGGCGCGTTTACCTGCTCGGCGCGCCATCAGACGGCGCCGCCTGCGAAGCGATCCGTACCGCCGTGGGCGACGATCGGGTCATCAACCTCTCAGGTACGTTGTCGCTGCTTCAGTCGGCGGCGCTTATGCAGGGGGCTCGCATGAACTACGTCAACGACTCGGCTCCGCTACATCTGTGTTCGGCGGTCAATGCGCCCACCACCGCCGTGTTCTGCTCAACGGTGCCCGCCTTCGGGTTTGGGCCGCTGGCCGATCAGGCGCGGGTGGTGGAAGCCCACGAACCCCTGGATTGCCGCCCCTGCAACCTGCACGGCCGCAAAGCCTGCCCACTGGGTCATTTCCGGTGCGCCTACGGTATTAACATTCGTGAAGTCGTTTCCTGA
- a CDS encoding SusC/RagA family TonB-linked outer membrane protein yields the protein MKKLLMLVPLLLCLISVPLLAQDRALTGRVTSGEDGSALPGVSVSLRGTTRGTTTDAEGRYRLNVPATNPVVVFSYIGFTSQEIQVGNRTNVDVTLAPDQATLNEVVVTAFGIQRNAREVGTSVTRVNNEQIVQAAPVNIANGLTGKVAGLQVNLTNNGVGSNPRLTIRGNRSFLGNNQALLVVDGVLTDISFLQSVNPNDVANITVLKGPSAAALYGSDASNGVMVVTTKRGADKGEQAQISYTNNTQFESVSYLPGLQRTYSSNGGEGAPFITADGRRLYVPFENQQFGPAYDGSIQPLGYGVQVTNPDGSIRIDTLKVPFSSTGTDPRKAFFNTGVTSQHDLSYNVGNGESYFRLGLQRVDQSGIVPNDKYQRTNILVSGGRTVNKFSANGKVNFTYQNYDQENGDFGQSRPVYWNLLNQPAHAPLRDPRIMDINSPYGNVNGYFNAYYPNPWWQVSNENSRNRRDIYTVQGFTDVSYAAKPWLNVLYRIGGQASFTSQKAFKAAVSFSDYAKSDPWNAGNIASSVRQYNGTVYDATALTTRFTGDLLVTLSPTFGAFTTKLILGQQTRFDNYRTTSDEATQLVVPGVYNVANRLGNPNVSQYQQASRLIGVFGDLTLGFRDFLYLNITGRNDWTSLLAANNRSFFYPSVSVSAVLTEAIPALKSNNAITYLKLRGGVAQAGNVNVTPYQLQNTFNPGQTSGAFFPFGSQPGFELSNRLNSPDLKPEFTTNYEGGIEIGLFNRVNAELVYYVTNTTNQTVPIQVSRTTGYTSALVNTGAMRNQGFEVELKTLRPIVNVGGFTWNLNANYAYNKNTVTSVYQGLDRINIPTANNVTSDQYAVAGLPYPALLVTDIARVQNTDANAPYYDATGQFVGRPIVNPLTGYPILDPTLRYQGATQPLHRVGLGTSFGYKGLTLSAVAEYRGGAVIYNQLGNALEFTGAGIRTTYNNRENFVFPNSVLQNADGTFTNNTNVSTRDGNLEFWTNSGFHNAGASYVTSAAFWKLRELALSYNVPASILGFTKVVKTLNVALTGRNLLMFRPKTNVFSDPEFSLDNSNAQGTTNELQTPPTRFYGFRVSVGF from the coding sequence ATGAAAAAACTTCTAATGCTGGTGCCGCTTTTGCTGTGCCTGATTAGTGTGCCTTTGCTGGCGCAGGATCGGGCCCTCACTGGTCGCGTAACGTCCGGCGAAGATGGCTCAGCCCTACCAGGGGTTAGTGTTTCCCTGCGTGGCACTACGCGCGGTACAACGACTGATGCCGAGGGGCGCTATCGCCTGAATGTGCCTGCTACCAATCCAGTGGTTGTTTTCTCGTACATCGGGTTTACCTCACAGGAAATTCAGGTTGGTAATCGGACGAACGTCGACGTCACATTGGCGCCTGATCAGGCAACACTCAACGAGGTAGTCGTGACGGCCTTTGGTATTCAACGCAATGCCCGCGAGGTGGGTACGTCGGTTACGCGCGTTAACAACGAGCAGATCGTACAGGCTGCTCCTGTTAATATCGCCAACGGGTTGACGGGTAAAGTGGCTGGGTTGCAGGTTAACTTGACCAACAACGGCGTTGGTTCGAACCCTCGTTTGACGATCCGTGGGAACCGCTCCTTCTTAGGTAACAACCAGGCGCTGCTTGTCGTTGACGGTGTCCTGACTGATATCTCCTTTCTGCAATCGGTAAACCCCAATGATGTTGCCAATATCACGGTCTTAAAAGGACCTAGCGCCGCTGCCCTCTATGGTTCTGATGCATCGAACGGTGTAATGGTCGTTACTACCAAGCGCGGTGCCGACAAGGGTGAGCAAGCACAAATCTCGTATACCAACAACACGCAGTTTGAGAGTGTATCGTACCTGCCCGGTTTGCAACGTACCTACAGCTCAAACGGTGGCGAAGGCGCTCCTTTCATAACGGCTGACGGACGTCGGCTCTACGTTCCTTTTGAAAATCAGCAGTTTGGCCCAGCTTACGATGGCTCTATTCAGCCGCTGGGTTACGGCGTACAGGTCACCAACCCCGATGGGTCAATTCGTATCGATACGCTGAAAGTGCCGTTCTCATCGACGGGCACCGATCCGCGTAAAGCGTTCTTCAACACGGGCGTTACCTCACAACACGATCTATCCTACAACGTAGGTAATGGCGAGAGTTATTTCCGGCTTGGTTTGCAACGTGTAGATCAGAGTGGTATCGTGCCCAATGACAAATATCAGCGGACCAATATTTTGGTAAGCGGTGGCCGTACCGTAAACAAGTTCAGCGCCAACGGGAAAGTGAACTTCACCTACCAAAACTACGACCAGGAAAATGGTGACTTTGGTCAGAGCCGTCCGGTCTACTGGAACCTGCTGAACCAGCCTGCGCATGCCCCGTTGCGTGATCCCCGGATTATGGATATCAACAGCCCATATGGTAACGTAAACGGCTACTTCAACGCCTATTATCCAAACCCCTGGTGGCAGGTATCGAATGAGAACTCACGGAATCGTCGCGATATCTACACGGTTCAGGGCTTCACCGACGTAAGCTATGCGGCTAAACCCTGGCTAAACGTGCTGTACCGGATTGGTGGTCAAGCGTCGTTCACATCGCAGAAGGCCTTTAAGGCAGCGGTTTCATTCAGCGATTACGCTAAATCGGATCCCTGGAATGCCGGTAACATTGCTTCGTCGGTTCGCCAGTACAACGGTACGGTGTATGATGCAACGGCGCTGACAACCCGCTTCACCGGCGACCTACTCGTTACGTTGTCGCCCACATTCGGCGCTTTCACGACCAAGTTGATCCTGGGTCAGCAGACGCGTTTCGACAACTATCGGACGACCTCTGACGAAGCGACCCAATTGGTGGTACCGGGGGTATACAACGTAGCGAATCGGCTGGGTAACCCTAACGTATCGCAATATCAGCAAGCCAGCCGCCTAATCGGCGTATTTGGCGACCTGACCTTGGGCTTCCGCGATTTCCTGTACCTGAACATTACGGGCCGGAACGACTGGACGTCCTTGCTGGCTGCCAATAATCGTTCGTTCTTCTATCCGAGCGTGTCGGTATCGGCTGTGCTGACGGAAGCCATTCCGGCGCTGAAGAGCAACAACGCCATCACGTACCTGAAACTGCGCGGTGGTGTGGCTCAGGCGGGTAACGTAAACGTGACCCCCTATCAGTTGCAGAACACGTTTAACCCCGGTCAGACATCGGGCGCTTTCTTCCCCTTCGGCAGCCAGCCGGGTTTCGAGTTGAGCAACCGCCTGAACTCGCCTGACCTGAAGCCGGAGTTTACGACCAACTACGAAGGAGGTATCGAGATTGGTCTGTTCAACCGCGTCAATGCTGAGTTGGTGTATTATGTGACCAACACAACCAACCAGACGGTGCCCATTCAGGTGTCGCGCACGACGGGTTACACCAGTGCACTCGTAAACACCGGTGCTATGCGTAACCAGGGCTTCGAAGTTGAACTGAAGACACTGCGGCCGATTGTCAATGTAGGTGGCTTTACCTGGAATCTGAATGCCAACTATGCGTACAACAAAAACACAGTAACCAGTGTATATCAGGGGCTTGATCGGATCAACATCCCTACCGCCAATAATGTCACGTCGGATCAATATGCTGTGGCGGGTTTGCCCTACCCGGCGCTGCTCGTGACCGACATTGCCCGCGTGCAGAATACGGATGCCAACGCGCCTTACTACGATGCCACGGGACAGTTTGTCGGTCGGCCCATCGTGAACCCGCTGACGGGTTACCCCATCCTCGATCCAACGTTGCGTTATCAGGGTGCTACGCAGCCCCTGCATCGTGTTGGTCTGGGTACGTCGTTTGGCTATAAAGGCCTGACGCTGTCGGCGGTAGCTGAATACCGGGGTGGCGCTGTGATCTACAATCAGCTGGGTAACGCCCTTGAGTTTACGGGAGCCGGTATCCGCACCACGTATAACAATCGCGAAAACTTCGTTTTCCCGAATTCGGTACTCCAAAATGCAGATGGTACGTTTACGAACAACACCAACGTGTCGACGCGTGATGGTAACCTGGAGTTCTGGACGAATTCTGGCTTCCACAATGCCGGTGCCAGCTACGTAACCAGCGCGGCCTTCTGGAAACTGCGTGAACTGGCGCTGAGCTACAACGTACCTGCCTCTATCCTGGGCTTTACGAAAGTGGTGAAAACCCTGAACGTGGCCCTGACGGGTCGTAACCTGCTGATGTTCCGCCCCAAAACGAACGTCTTCTCTGATCCCGAATTTTCGCTGGATAACAGTAACGCTCAGGGAACAACCAACGAATTACAGACGCCGCCAACCCGTTTTTATGGTTTCCGGGTGAGTGTCGGTTTCTAA